In one Pseudomonas fitomaticsae genomic region, the following are encoded:
- a CDS encoding dermonecrotic toxin domain-containing protein has product MSRSRRCRRAPLPTNKDTDMPETPRPDIIDLQARLLSGPSLRDAASNALRPALKALYPNLDIDPQLAMVVTPGWSIEEDRVVAGPEQFESLTDVLVRLGVHGTTVTWLDGEHFLTRQPGSGPVIHLPVKIEAVGRLVNELAALLFVAYQEQQLAYWNTATATDEPRWYQLSDALREQWNVVDSQGWDAERLAMARTVYRFPDKRQRLQNDPYKTRACLIDIDRNDNTQDRHLAVLPIAVLTGTSGQRTIITTCSVTQGFRHFDSYDALGNALPALLTPLTRASRLKWRLFEPDGNFFDHQACTLLALDADVIGAFGQSLHASDTSVLPVGESLTANERATSDFEQLRPLLPDWLDSASTADQTCFSRHLLDLAILQNLTRGKSFQREIPTLHAYTVAQLTAQIRKDHPTTLDIRVENIEITITSLVVWGTFVVPGQTETLTLTLIELALQNLAGLPTGIKTVRHVDGSPLPGWMTPSYLETLVTTVDIGNVYPAMLKRRLIEDPVEAPALRKLYTDQLPIELALLALQCKIRKERGLDEQGYRYVVAALATAPGDRLVNGQRIVVRPLAFQAHRINSSTDTVANMFIIGPEEADKGPCLLYRPLLDPPLIQYPGQTNLLYAIQHSRSLRQSVLAWLPDDVRFNYSQYVFPGTLMSVWTLPQLLVDPTVALDMTGPVSLALDNALEADVATALFNANVQAMITQADRQSVSNAEARWATLKHGGWMLFNAALPFLGRSMGTAAWIWQIMDDLQALIDTQNETPGTIEWSALTDVLLTLGMILAHKAASNRQTQHRTVTVPKEMPVPLKPEITRLADIGGAGFPSAHETSLVTVGALSRSKPSLGMLLDTLKVEKPASLIGPENAGPHQHLYSHAAKWYAPVGERWFEVSINDDDLMQIIDSRQEVIRTGPLLTHDAKGQWFIDLRLRLRGGGLGSRRKKMQQENKQRLNQKKVALAAFEATLGDKQQELINVRKAMLGATPQTAAAARQHFLDTLDTQIRAYATHTQDLKALNALEPVPNYRSAMVERLSLQLFLMQSWLNEHSVDFRDGLRTTLTLLDEEPPTPGPERSASFTRMTDMTQGMIEKIELANSRFQELSLLGREACEVTRVYKAKLPPFTLSDLKLLQITLAEHLCLKEAPAPSLDAQMALDRLIDDASLNIRSALDLSGDESLLNLGERIEAMDTLAQQFSAIDQRFIDLAAEHPEHIIADRLEHVRTRVAEFAQDTLNHLTRLLQERRLVEPTPGPSRPVTTPTKKIIKTRFKGTVVGEPRKGADGRDTGLVDVKAPLTGKVIATFHEKTPGVWLRRVTSRPVPQRPAPRLADSLASGQALLDGLAEFDRRIQAQIRRAPRIPAEIQDLYQQHAARLREVIKHIDQSLLASNRTEERNDAAVTLRNALESAVTTLHETGRNTRIRMIKEQPPTAARVEWLKSEGEVDIAKVTTRRRLKGPGKDYLDEYEVLDHRTREVLWYAHFHYASTADPVGSFTAAHLKTVAQRRLGGAIEQDNAGQELIAIYRSEISHALASSLFFS; this is encoded by the coding sequence GTGTCCCGATCCCGGCGTTGCAGGAGAGCGCCGCTACCGACAAACAAGGACACGGACATGCCTGAAACTCCCCGCCCCGACATCATCGATCTGCAAGCCCGGCTGCTGTCCGGCCCCTCACTCAGGGACGCAGCATCGAATGCCTTGCGCCCGGCGCTGAAGGCCCTGTACCCGAATCTCGACATCGACCCGCAACTGGCAATGGTCGTCACTCCCGGCTGGAGCATCGAAGAGGATCGCGTCGTCGCCGGACCTGAGCAGTTCGAATCACTGACTGACGTCCTGGTGCGTCTGGGTGTCCATGGCACTACCGTGACCTGGCTGGATGGCGAACACTTTCTGACGCGACAACCGGGGAGCGGACCGGTCATTCATCTGCCGGTAAAGATCGAAGCCGTGGGTCGCCTGGTCAACGAACTCGCAGCACTTCTGTTCGTGGCGTACCAGGAGCAGCAACTCGCCTACTGGAATACCGCCACCGCAACGGATGAGCCACGCTGGTATCAGCTGTCGGATGCCTTGCGGGAGCAGTGGAACGTCGTCGATTCACAAGGATGGGACGCCGAACGACTGGCCATGGCCAGAACCGTGTACCGATTTCCCGACAAGCGACAGCGGCTGCAAAACGACCCTTACAAGACACGTGCGTGTCTGATCGATATCGACCGCAATGACAATACGCAAGACCGTCATTTGGCTGTGTTGCCGATCGCTGTTCTGACGGGCACTTCGGGTCAGCGCACGATCATCACCACCTGTTCTGTCACCCAAGGGTTTCGCCATTTCGATTCATACGATGCCCTTGGCAATGCACTGCCTGCTCTGCTGACTCCGTTGACCCGCGCGAGCCGCCTGAAGTGGCGACTGTTCGAACCCGATGGCAACTTCTTCGATCATCAGGCCTGCACGCTGCTGGCGCTGGATGCGGACGTTATCGGCGCATTCGGCCAGTCACTGCACGCAAGCGATACCTCAGTCCTCCCCGTCGGCGAAAGCCTGACAGCGAACGAGCGGGCAACGTCTGATTTCGAACAGCTGCGGCCGCTGCTTCCCGATTGGCTGGACAGTGCCTCCACCGCCGACCAGACCTGTTTCAGCCGGCACCTGCTGGACCTGGCAATCCTGCAAAACCTCACCCGTGGAAAATCCTTTCAACGCGAGATTCCCACGCTCCACGCCTACACCGTGGCGCAGTTGACTGCGCAGATTCGCAAGGATCATCCGACGACACTCGACATCCGGGTCGAGAACATCGAGATCACCATCACCAGCCTGGTCGTGTGGGGTACGTTCGTCGTGCCGGGACAGACAGAGACCCTGACGCTGACGCTCATCGAACTGGCGCTGCAGAACCTCGCCGGTTTGCCGACGGGCATCAAAACCGTCCGCCATGTGGACGGCTCACCCCTCCCGGGCTGGATGACCCCGTCGTATCTCGAGACCCTGGTGACCACGGTGGACATCGGCAATGTCTACCCCGCCATGCTCAAGCGCCGGCTGATCGAAGATCCGGTCGAGGCACCTGCCCTGCGCAAGCTGTACACCGATCAGTTACCGATCGAACTGGCGTTGCTGGCGCTGCAATGCAAGATCCGTAAAGAGAGAGGCCTGGATGAGCAAGGTTATCGCTATGTCGTCGCAGCCCTCGCCACGGCCCCCGGTGACCGGCTGGTGAATGGTCAAAGGATCGTGGTCCGCCCGCTGGCATTCCAGGCCCATCGCATCAACAGCAGCACCGACACCGTGGCCAACATGTTCATCATTGGCCCCGAGGAGGCCGACAAGGGTCCGTGCCTGCTCTATCGACCGTTGCTCGACCCGCCACTGATCCAGTATCCGGGCCAGACCAATTTGCTGTATGCGATCCAGCACTCCCGTTCGCTCCGGCAATCGGTACTGGCCTGGTTGCCTGACGACGTGCGCTTCAATTATTCCCAGTACGTGTTTCCCGGCACGCTGATGTCGGTATGGACGCTCCCGCAATTGCTGGTCGACCCGACTGTCGCGCTGGACATGACCGGGCCGGTCTCACTGGCGCTCGACAATGCCCTCGAAGCGGATGTGGCGACAGCGCTGTTCAATGCCAATGTTCAGGCCATGATCACCCAGGCCGACCGTCAGTCCGTGTCCAACGCCGAAGCCCGCTGGGCAACGCTCAAGCACGGTGGCTGGATGTTGTTCAACGCAGCCTTGCCATTCCTGGGCCGCAGCATGGGCACTGCCGCGTGGATCTGGCAGATCATGGATGACCTGCAGGCCTTGATCGATACGCAAAACGAAACACCGGGAACCATCGAATGGTCGGCCCTGACCGATGTGTTGCTCACGCTGGGCATGATCCTCGCCCACAAGGCGGCGTCCAACCGACAGACACAACATCGAACGGTCACCGTGCCAAAAGAAATGCCCGTACCGCTCAAACCCGAGATCACACGCCTTGCGGACATTGGTGGTGCGGGCTTTCCATCCGCACATGAAACGTCACTGGTCACCGTGGGTGCCCTGAGCCGGTCAAAACCGTCACTCGGCATGCTCCTCGACACACTGAAGGTCGAGAAGCCGGCATCGCTCATCGGGCCCGAGAATGCGGGACCGCACCAACACCTCTACAGCCACGCAGCGAAGTGGTACGCACCCGTGGGCGAGCGCTGGTTCGAGGTGTCCATCAACGATGATGATCTGATGCAGATCATCGACTCGCGCCAAGAGGTCATTCGTACGGGGCCGCTGCTGACCCATGACGCAAAGGGTCAGTGGTTCATCGACCTGCGATTGCGCCTGCGGGGAGGAGGACTGGGCAGCCGCCGGAAAAAAATGCAGCAGGAGAACAAGCAGCGACTGAACCAGAAAAAAGTCGCGCTGGCCGCCTTCGAAGCCACTCTGGGGGACAAACAGCAAGAGTTGATCAACGTACGCAAGGCGATGCTGGGCGCCACACCACAAACTGCGGCGGCGGCACGCCAGCACTTTCTCGACACCCTGGATACCCAGATCCGGGCATATGCCACCCACACCCAGGACCTCAAGGCCCTGAATGCGCTGGAACCCGTTCCGAACTACCGCTCCGCCATGGTCGAACGCCTGTCGCTGCAACTGTTTTTGATGCAGTCCTGGCTTAACGAGCACTCCGTGGACTTTCGCGATGGCTTGCGCACCACGCTGACGCTGCTGGACGAAGAACCACCCACACCGGGCCCTGAACGCTCGGCATCCTTTACCCGCATGACCGACATGACTCAGGGCATGATCGAAAAAATCGAGCTCGCCAATTCGCGCTTCCAGGAGCTCAGCCTGCTGGGCAGGGAAGCCTGCGAGGTCACTCGTGTCTATAAGGCCAAACTGCCGCCCTTCACACTCAGTGATCTCAAACTGCTGCAGATCACACTGGCGGAACACCTGTGCCTGAAAGAAGCGCCCGCCCCAAGCCTTGACGCCCAGATGGCACTCGATCGACTGATCGACGACGCCAGCCTCAACATCCGCAGTGCTCTGGATCTGAGCGGCGATGAAAGCCTGCTCAATCTCGGAGAACGGATCGAGGCCATGGACACCCTGGCCCAACAGTTTTCCGCCATCGACCAGCGCTTCATCGACCTGGCTGCCGAGCATCCCGAGCACATCATTGCCGATCGGCTGGAACATGTACGCACCCGCGTTGCCGAATTCGCCCAAGACACGCTGAACCATCTCACCCGTCTTCTGCAGGAACGGCGCCTCGTCGAGCCGACACCCGGCCCATCCCGCCCCGTCACGACGCCCACGAAAAAGATCATCAAGACCCGCTTCAAAGGCACAGTCGTCGGTGAGCCGCGCAAAGGCGCAGACGGCAGGGACACAGGGCTGGTTGACGTCAAGGCCCCCCTGACCGGCAAAGTCATTGCCACCTTCCATGAAAAAACGCCGGGTGTGTGGCTGCGCAGAGTCACCTCTCGCCCCGTACCGCAAAGACCCGCACCCAGACTGGCGGACAGTCTGGCCAGCGGCCAGGCGTTACTCGACGGGCTCGCGGAATTCGACAGACGCATACAGGCTCAGATCAGACGCGCGCCCAGAATTCCGGCCGAGATTCAGGACCTCTACCAGCAGCATGCCGCACGCTTGCGGGAAGTCATCAAACACATCGATCAGTCGCTGCTCGCCAGCAACCGCACGGAGGAGCGAAACGACGCAGCCGTCACCCTGCGCAATGCTCTCGAGAGCGCAGTCACCACGCTTCATGAGACAGGCCGCAACACCCGCATCAGAATGATCAAGGAACAACCACCCACGGCGGCACGGGTAGAGTGGCTCAAAAGCGAGGGCGAAGTGGACATCGCCAAGGTCACCACCCGGCGTCGACTCAAAGGGCCCGGGAAAGACTATCTGGACGAGTACGAGGTGCTCGATCACAGAACCCGCGAGGTACTGTGGTACGCCCATTTCCACTACGCCAGTACGGCGGATCCCGTCGGATCGTTTACCGCCGCGCATTTGAAGACCGTTGCACAAAGACGGTTGGGAGGCGCCATCGAACAGGACAATGCAGGTCAGGAACTGATCGCCATTTATCGCAGCGAGATCAGTCACGCGCTGGCTTCGTCGCTGTTCTTCAGCTGA
- the pdxR gene encoding MocR-like pyridoxine biosynthesis transcription factor PdxR, producing MPDSTTLSLPFNPAGIELDRRKGLSRQLYQALRLRVLDGRLASGTRLPASRDLAAALGISRNSVVRAYDQLYAEGFIEGRVGDGTYVAQLPQSVAPAKKLSTKVSTGFSTGLPTALSTASANSTGHLSSKVIHSGAMQRLEQNHLPTPPSGPPRAFRVGVPAFDLFPFDVWAKLNAAFWRKPDLQQLCYGDPAGDARLRGLIAAYLRSSRGMQCSAEQIVITSGAQQGISLCAQLLVEPSDGVAIENPGYRAAGHAFAVAGGRLHGIAVDEEGMNCAALSVAGDCRVAYVTPSHQYPTGVVMSLARRLELLAWAERTGGWIIEDDYDGEYRYTGAPLAPLAALDRQGRVLYVGTFGKVAFPALRLGYLVLPPGLVEAFAQRRAVDVRHSEVSTQAVMAEFMAAGHFQRHIRRMRRAALSRRNALINGWPQGLAGVGELPAVSAGLHLTVAVDSVAREQQLIEQAARVEVEVHGLSKYWLRDSTTPMDQRAGLVLGFAAVPEPAIESALARLRQVWLG from the coding sequence ATGCCCGATTCGACCACGCTGTCGCTGCCGTTCAACCCCGCCGGTATCGAACTCGACCGCCGCAAAGGCCTGAGCCGTCAGCTCTACCAGGCCTTGCGCCTGCGGGTGCTCGACGGGCGCCTGGCCAGCGGCACGCGCCTGCCGGCCAGCCGCGATCTGGCGGCAGCGTTGGGGATTTCCCGCAACAGTGTGGTGCGTGCCTACGATCAGCTGTATGCCGAAGGTTTCATTGAAGGCCGGGTCGGGGACGGCACTTATGTGGCGCAGTTGCCGCAATCGGTGGCGCCCGCGAAAAAATTATCCACAAAAGTATCCACAGGGTTTTCAACAGGCTTACCCACAGCCTTATCCACAGCTTCAGCCAATTCCACTGGGCATTTATCCAGCAAAGTTATCCACAGTGGTGCGATGCAACGGCTTGAACAGAACCATTTGCCGACGCCGCCGAGTGGTCCGCCACGGGCTTTCAGGGTGGGGGTTCCGGCGTTCGACCTGTTCCCGTTCGACGTCTGGGCCAAGCTGAATGCGGCGTTCTGGCGTAAACCCGACTTGCAGCAACTGTGTTATGGCGACCCGGCGGGCGATGCGCGCCTGCGCGGTCTGATCGCCGCTTATTTGCGCAGTTCGCGTGGCATGCAGTGTTCCGCTGAGCAAATTGTGATCACCAGTGGCGCGCAACAGGGAATCAGCCTTTGTGCACAGTTGCTGGTGGAGCCGAGTGATGGCGTGGCCATCGAAAATCCTGGCTACCGGGCGGCCGGTCATGCATTTGCGGTGGCGGGCGGACGACTGCACGGCATCGCGGTGGACGAGGAAGGCATGAATTGTGCGGCGTTGTCCGTCGCCGGCGATTGTCGGGTGGCTTATGTAACCCCATCTCACCAATACCCGACCGGTGTGGTCATGAGTCTGGCACGGCGTCTGGAGTTGCTGGCCTGGGCCGAGCGCACCGGGGGCTGGATCATCGAGGATGACTACGATGGCGAGTATCGCTACACCGGCGCGCCGCTGGCTCCGTTGGCTGCGCTCGATCGGCAGGGCCGTGTGCTCTATGTCGGCACTTTCGGCAAAGTCGCGTTTCCTGCGTTGCGACTGGGGTATCTGGTGCTCCCGCCGGGACTGGTGGAAGCCTTTGCTCAACGACGCGCGGTGGATGTGCGGCATTCCGAAGTGAGCACTCAGGCGGTGATGGCCGAGTTCATGGCGGCTGGTCATTTTCAGAGGCATATCCGGCGAATGCGCCGCGCCGCCCTGAGCCGGCGTAATGCCCTTATCAACGGTTGGCCCCAGGGTTTGGCGGGTGTTGGTGAACTGCCGGCCGTGTCCGCCGGACTGCATCTGACGGTGGCGGTCGACAGCGTGGCTCGCGAACAACAATTGATCGAGCAGGCGGCGAGGGTGGAGGTGGAAGTCCACGGCTTGAGCAAGTACTGGCTGCGGGACTCGACGACGCCGATGGATCAGCGCGCCGGTCTGGTGCTGGGATTTGCCGCAGTACCGGAGCCGGCGATCGAGTCAGCTCTGGCCCGCTTGCGTCAGGTCTGGCTCGGATAG
- a CDS encoding FMN-binding negative transcriptional regulator, translating into MYTPRAFAIDDLSQLHELILATRLAILVTHGEQGLQASHVPVLLHREQGPNGTLYGHLAKANPQWKDLRDGAEAMLIFPGADAYVSPGFYPSKAEHGKVVPTWNYVAVHAYGHAETFSDGGRLLDIVSTLTDRHEAGRAQPWSVDDAPADYIDGMLKAIVGFAIPIDRLEGKRKLSQNRSPEDIAGVREGLAASPDINDQTLAHLMR; encoded by the coding sequence ATGTACACGCCCCGCGCCTTTGCCATCGACGACCTGTCCCAACTGCACGAACTGATCCTCGCCACCCGCCTCGCCATTCTGGTGACCCACGGCGAACAAGGCTTGCAGGCCAGTCATGTGCCAGTGCTGCTGCATCGCGAACAAGGTCCGAACGGCACGCTGTACGGGCATCTGGCCAAGGCCAATCCGCAGTGGAAAGACCTGCGCGACGGCGCCGAGGCCATGCTGATTTTTCCCGGTGCCGATGCCTACGTCAGCCCGGGCTTTTACCCGAGCAAGGCCGAACACGGCAAAGTCGTGCCGACCTGGAACTACGTCGCCGTACACGCCTACGGTCATGCCGAAACCTTCAGCGATGGCGGTCGGCTGCTGGACATCGTCAGCACCCTCACCGATCGCCATGAAGCGGGCCGCGCCCAGCCATGGTCGGTCGACGATGCCCCGGCCGATTACATCGACGGCATGCTCAAGGCCATCGTCGGGTTCGCCATTCCGATCGACCGGCTCGAAGGCAAGCGCAAGCTCAGCCAGAACCGCAGCCCCGAAGACATCGCCGGCGTACGCGAAGGCCTGGCCGCCAGCCCCGACATCAACGATCAAACCCTCGCTCACTTGATGCGTTAA
- a CDS encoding GNAT family N-acetyltransferase, producing the protein MSQIDIRPVSAADHAAWLPLWQAYLRFYNTELPDAVSQSTWQRFLDPNEPTHAALAWADGKAVGMVHFIYHRSNWSIENSCYLQDLLVEPQTRGTGVGRLLIEHVYATAKADGCCKVHWLTHETNATAIQLYERIAERPGFIQFRKAI; encoded by the coding sequence ATGAGTCAGATCGACATCCGCCCGGTCAGCGCCGCCGATCACGCGGCCTGGCTGCCGCTGTGGCAGGCCTACCTGCGCTTCTACAACACTGAATTGCCGGACGCCGTCAGCCAGAGCACCTGGCAGCGCTTTCTCGACCCGAACGAACCGACCCACGCCGCCCTCGCCTGGGCCGACGGCAAAGCGGTGGGCATGGTGCATTTCATCTACCATCGTTCGAACTGGAGCATCGAAAACTCCTGCTACCTGCAAGACCTGCTGGTGGAGCCGCAAACCCGTGGCACCGGCGTCGGCCGCCTGCTGATCGAACACGTTTACGCCACGGCCAAGGCCGACGGTTGCTGCAAGGTGCACTGGCTGACCCACGAAACCAATGCCACGGCGATCCAGCTCTACGAGCGCATCGCCGAACGCCCGGGTTTCATCCAGTTTCGCAAAGCCATTTAA
- a CDS encoding GNAT family N-acetyltransferase yields MTISLADWKGVPPPSTTLIEGRFIRLEKLDPARHGDDLFNALQGPGADPKLWDYLPYGPFPERSAFNDWLNNHAVHSDPYFFSVIDRASGQVQGILSLMSIVPAQGRIEIGHVTFGAPMQRSPKSTEAVYLLAKESFALGYRRLEWKCNNGNARSKYAAERLGFSFEGVFRQHMVVKGQNRDTAWYSILDSEWPAIAAGFERWLSDENQTADGQVKGLVECRA; encoded by the coding sequence ATGACGATTTCTCTCGCCGACTGGAAAGGCGTGCCGCCGCCCTCCACCACCCTGATCGAAGGCCGCTTCATCCGCCTGGAAAAACTCGACCCGGCGCGCCATGGCGACGACCTGTTCAACGCCCTGCAAGGCCCCGGCGCCGACCCGAAACTCTGGGACTATTTGCCCTACGGCCCGTTTCCGGAACGCAGCGCCTTCAATGACTGGCTGAACAACCACGCCGTCCACAGCGATCCGTATTTCTTCAGCGTCATCGACCGCGCCAGCGGCCAGGTGCAAGGCATCCTCAGCCTGATGTCAATTGTCCCGGCCCAGGGCCGCATCGAAATCGGCCACGTCACCTTCGGCGCCCCGATGCAGCGCTCGCCGAAAAGCACCGAGGCGGTCTACCTGCTGGCCAAAGAATCCTTCGCCCTCGGCTACCGCCGCCTCGAATGGAAATGCAACAACGGCAACGCCCGCTCCAAATACGCGGCCGAGCGGTTGGGCTTCAGCTTCGAAGGTGTGTTCCGCCAGCACATGGTGGTCAAGGGCCAGAACCGCGACACCGCGTGGTACTCGATTCTGGACTCGGAATGGCCGGCGATTGCGGCTGGGTTCGAACGCTGGTTGAGCGATGAGAATCAGACGGCGGATGGGCAGGTGAAGGGGTTGGTTGAGTGCCGCGCTTGA
- a CDS encoding helix-turn-helix domain-containing protein translates to MSMTVAERTVLIESIQEALAEGTVEIGEAVRRLRVEVTGLHQTQFAKMCKISVRTLVHIEHGEGNQTLKSLNAVFRPFGLKMGVVRVRRNNS, encoded by the coding sequence ATGAGCATGACCGTCGCCGAGCGCACCGTGCTCATCGAAAGCATTCAAGAAGCGCTGGCTGAAGGAACCGTAGAAATCGGTGAAGCCGTTCGCCGTTTACGCGTGGAGGTGACCGGGCTGCATCAGACCCAGTTCGCGAAGATGTGCAAGATTTCGGTACGCACGCTGGTGCACATCGAACACGGCGAGGGTAATCAGACACTGAAATCCCTGAATGCCGTGTTCCGCCCGTTCGGGCTGAAAATGGGCGTGGTACGGGTTCGGCGAAACAACAGCTGA
- a CDS encoding HipA domain-containing protein → MHNLTLQIFDAGKWDDAMVLSFDSPEKGFESRCSFGYESAYLVENIEAIGSPFSKAVSALFPLDWEGRRSITPAFVHDIAPAGAAKRFLLARLGQEKPAGISSDLYLLGRCTPAPIGNMRIKESAEAVDERKPIGFQRQEVVSRDHRFLEYAYEMGAAIGGATGAGGEAPKILLAEDHAGLLYPDAVLDDENVHQHWFVKFARNKGSQTDQDILRSEFHYYQALQALGIETVAAEGLALEEANKPSLWMQRFDRQLTSRGVERFAVESIYSLAEVTTPGSAMNHMDVIRMLAGLWRNAGQADQIPALVADYLRRDLINKILGNSDNHGRNTAIIRDEGSYRLAPIYDLAPMVMDEEGVTRTTKWPKELERAGDVDWRGVCRALADISDPDDPLAGLSDAPESFERLREDAQCLAELPDILSASGLPDRTMNHPGVHLKNLEQRLKEWDLR, encoded by the coding sequence ATGCACAACCTGACATTGCAGATATTCGACGCCGGCAAATGGGACGACGCGATGGTGTTGAGTTTCGACTCGCCCGAAAAAGGCTTCGAAAGCCGCTGCAGTTTTGGCTACGAGTCGGCGTATCTGGTCGAGAACATTGAGGCCATCGGCTCCCCTTTTTCCAAGGCCGTGAGTGCGCTGTTCCCCCTTGATTGGGAAGGTCGGCGATCCATCACGCCCGCATTCGTGCATGACATCGCGCCGGCAGGCGCCGCTAAAAGGTTTCTTCTCGCACGTCTGGGGCAGGAGAAACCTGCAGGCATCAGTTCCGATCTTTATCTGCTCGGTCGCTGCACTCCGGCTCCGATCGGCAACATGCGGATAAAAGAATCGGCCGAGGCTGTCGACGAGCGCAAGCCCATCGGGTTTCAGCGTCAGGAGGTCGTCAGCCGTGACCACCGGTTTCTTGAGTATGCCTATGAAATGGGGGCTGCGATTGGTGGGGCGACAGGGGCCGGAGGTGAGGCTCCCAAGATTCTTCTGGCGGAGGATCACGCCGGTCTTTTGTACCCCGATGCCGTGCTGGATGATGAAAACGTCCATCAGCACTGGTTTGTGAAGTTCGCCCGGAATAAGGGAAGTCAAACCGATCAAGACATCCTGCGCAGCGAATTCCACTACTACCAGGCGCTTCAGGCACTGGGCATCGAAACCGTCGCGGCAGAAGGCCTGGCGTTAGAGGAAGCGAACAAACCCAGCTTGTGGATGCAGCGTTTTGATCGCCAGTTGACGAGCCGTGGGGTAGAGCGTTTTGCCGTGGAGTCGATTTACTCACTGGCCGAAGTGACGACGCCGGGAAGCGCGATGAACCATATGGATGTCATTCGCATGCTCGCCGGACTCTGGCGCAATGCGGGACAAGCGGATCAGATTCCGGCACTGGTGGCGGACTATTTACGTCGGGACCTGATCAACAAAATTCTTGGTAACTCGGATAACCACGGTCGCAATACCGCAATCATTCGTGACGAGGGCTCGTATCGTCTGGCCCCCATTTATGATCTGGCCCCCATGGTCATGGATGAAGAAGGTGTGACCCGCACGACCAAATGGCCAAAAGAGCTGGAGAGGGCGGGAGATGTCGATTGGCGAGGGGTTTGTCGCGCATTGGCGGATATTTCCGATCCGGATGATCCATTGGCAGGGTTGTCCGACGCGCCGGAGTCTTTCGAGCGCCTGCGTGAAGATGCGCAGTGCCTGGCCGAGTTGCCGGACATTTTGAGCGCCAGCGGTTTGCCTGACCGGACAATGAATCATCCGGGCGTCCACCTGAAAAACCTGGAGCAACGATTGAAAGAGTGGGATCTGAGATGA